A single genomic interval of Brevibacillus brevis harbors:
- a CDS encoding galactose ABC transporter substrate-binding protein yields the protein MRKLIATTLVAAVTLSVVGCSQSGGSQPTASGGGAAPAGNPKIGVAIYKFDDTFMTGVRNAISKAAEGKAEVDVVDSQNAQPTQNDKVDLFINKKVNALAINPVDRTAAGVLIDKAKQANIPVVFFNREPMPEDMQKWDKVYYVGAKAEESGTISGQLIVDYWKANPEADKNKDGVLQYVMLKGEPGHQDAELRTKFSVKAIEDAGIKVEKVAEDTAMWDRVKGQEKMAAFLAASGDKIEAVLANNDDMALGAIEALKASGYFANGKYMPVVGVDATAPALKELEAGTLLGTVLNDANNQGKATLSIAASLAKGETPTKDSTGFDITDGKYVWVPYKKITKENMNDAK from the coding sequence ATGAGAAAGCTGATTGCCACTACACTGGTGGCCGCTGTTACACTCTCGGTGGTTGGATGCTCACAATCAGGCGGTTCGCAGCCGACAGCTTCGGGGGGAGGAGCTGCTCCTGCGGGGAATCCCAAAATCGGAGTCGCCATCTACAAGTTCGATGATACGTTCATGACGGGAGTGCGCAATGCGATTTCGAAGGCCGCGGAGGGCAAAGCGGAAGTGGACGTTGTAGACAGCCAAAATGCCCAGCCTACGCAAAATGACAAAGTGGATTTGTTCATTAACAAAAAGGTAAATGCCCTCGCCATCAATCCGGTGGATCGCACGGCTGCTGGCGTCCTTATCGACAAGGCGAAGCAAGCCAATATTCCTGTCGTCTTCTTCAACCGTGAGCCGATGCCAGAGGATATGCAGAAGTGGGATAAGGTCTACTACGTGGGAGCAAAAGCGGAGGAATCCGGCACGATCTCTGGGCAGTTGATTGTCGATTATTGGAAGGCAAATCCGGAAGCAGATAAAAACAAGGATGGCGTCCTCCAATACGTCATGTTAAAAGGCGAGCCAGGGCATCAGGATGCTGAGCTGCGGACGAAGTTTTCGGTGAAGGCGATTGAAGATGCAGGGATTAAAGTAGAGAAGGTCGCCGAAGATACGGCCATGTGGGATCGCGTCAAAGGGCAGGAAAAGATGGCCGCCTTCCTCGCAGCTTCCGGTGACAAGATCGAAGCCGTTCTTGCCAACAACGACGATATGGCACTGGGGGCAATCGAAGCGCTGAAGGCATCCGGCTACTTTGCCAATGGCAAGTACATGCCCGTTGTTGGCGTGGATGCCACAGCGCCTGCACTGAAGGAGCTAGAGGCGGGAACCTTGCTCGGAACGGTCCTCAACGATGCGAATAACCAGGGAAAAGCAACGCTTAGCATCGCGGCGTCTTTGGCGAAGGGTGAAACGCCAACGAAAGATTCCACAGGCTTTGACATTACGGACGGCAAGTACGTATGGGTGCCCTACAAAAAAATCACCAAGGAGAACATGAACGACGCGAAATAA
- a CDS encoding sugar ABC transporter ATP-binding protein has product MGQHAFLLEMNHIHKEFPGVKALDDVTLQVRPGTVHALMGENGAGKSTLMKCLFGIYRPDAGEIVLNNERVTMSSSKDALGHGISMIHQELHPVPFRNVMENIWLGRFPVKRIGPFPFVDEKKMLVDTKKLFADLGMDLNPHAVVRDLSVSKVQSLEIAKAVSYQSKVIIMDEPTSSLTGNEVEQLFAIIRELKSRGVAIIYISHKMEEILRIADDVTIMRDGKLIGTWRAAELTTDLIISKMVGRDLTQRFPSRSNMPGEPILKVEGLSSPFSQSFQHVSFELRKGEILGVGGLVGAQRTELIEALFGLRAVSAGKVSINGQEVRIKSPKDAKKYKMALLTEERRVTGIIPVLSILENTVIANLASYQTPFLLLNERKRRADVSRSIEMLRVKTPSMKALIKNLSGGNQQKVLLARWLLTDPDILLLDEPTRGVDVGAKYEIYTIIAELASQGKGIIMISSEMPELLGMSDRIMVMCEGRLSGFLSGTAASEEEIMRLATKHLA; this is encoded by the coding sequence ATGGGCCAGCATGCGTTTTTGTTGGAAATGAACCACATTCATAAAGAATTTCCGGGGGTCAAGGCACTCGATGATGTCACGCTACAAGTCCGTCCCGGAACAGTCCATGCACTGATGGGAGAGAATGGAGCAGGCAAATCCACCCTGATGAAGTGTCTCTTCGGAATTTATCGGCCAGATGCGGGGGAAATCGTATTAAACAATGAGCGGGTGACGATGAGCAGTTCAAAGGACGCGCTGGGACACGGCATCTCCATGATTCATCAAGAGCTGCATCCGGTGCCCTTTCGCAATGTCATGGAAAACATATGGCTAGGACGTTTTCCTGTCAAAAGAATCGGGCCTTTTCCGTTTGTGGATGAGAAAAAAATGCTTGTGGATACAAAGAAGCTGTTTGCTGATCTGGGGATGGACCTGAATCCGCACGCTGTTGTCCGTGACTTGTCTGTATCCAAGGTACAGTCGCTTGAAATTGCCAAAGCTGTCTCCTACCAATCCAAAGTGATCATTATGGACGAACCGACATCTTCCCTGACGGGTAACGAGGTGGAGCAGCTATTTGCGATCATCCGCGAGCTGAAGAGCAGAGGTGTCGCCATCATCTATATTTCACACAAGATGGAAGAAATTTTGCGGATTGCGGATGACGTAACGATCATGCGCGATGGCAAGCTCATTGGAACATGGCGTGCAGCCGAGCTGACGACAGATCTGATCATTTCCAAAATGGTCGGACGGGACCTGACACAGCGTTTCCCGAGTCGATCCAATATGCCAGGAGAACCGATCTTGAAGGTAGAGGGGCTGAGCTCTCCATTTTCCCAGTCCTTTCAGCACGTGTCGTTTGAATTGCGCAAAGGTGAAATCTTAGGAGTAGGTGGCCTCGTAGGCGCACAACGAACAGAGCTGATTGAGGCATTGTTTGGACTGCGCGCGGTTTCAGCAGGAAAAGTGTCGATCAACGGTCAGGAGGTACGGATCAAATCACCGAAGGATGCGAAGAAATACAAAATGGCGCTCTTGACGGAGGAGCGGCGAGTCACCGGCATCATTCCTGTCTTATCGATTCTGGAAAATACGGTCATTGCGAATTTGGCCAGTTACCAAACACCTTTTCTACTCCTCAATGAACGTAAGCGAAGAGCGGATGTCAGCCGCAGCATTGAGATGCTCCGCGTCAAGACTCCCTCTATGAAAGCTCTGATCAAAAACCTGTCAGGAGGCAATCAGCAAAAGGTTCTGCTGGCGCGGTGGCTCTTGACTGATCCGGATATTTTATTGCTGGACGAACCTACGCGTGGAGTCGATGTCGGCGCCAAATACGAAATCTATACCATCATCGCGGAGCTGGCGAGCCAGGGAAAAGGCATCATCATGATTTCCTCGGAAATGCCGGAGTTGCTGGGAATGTCAGATCGAATCATGGTCATGTGCGAGGGTAGGCTCTCCGGTTTTTTGTCAGGTACAGCGGCATCCGAAGAAGAGATCATGCGGCTGGCTACCAAGCATCTTGCATGA
- the mglC gene encoding galactose/methyl galactoside ABC transporter permease MglC, with protein MSSLSAKQVQGFVTQNAIYIVLVLLIAGIAIYDPNFLSITTLRDILLQSSTRAIIALGAAFVLITGGTDLSAGRVVGLTAVISASMLQSQDYPRRFFPDLPDLPLLIPILIAIAAGLLVGLINGIIVSRFSVPPFIATLGMMVIVYGFNSIYFDMEPNQSQPIAGLRSDFNQLGTGYIGPSGPYSIPYIVIIAIMVAFIVWVIFNKTRLGKNMYAIGGNMQAATVSGINVAFNLMIIYAIAGALYGLGGVLEAARTGGATNNYGNMYELDAIAACVVGGVSTSGGIGTVPGVLAGVLIFGVINYGLTFIGVSPYWQLIIKGLIIVAAVAFDIRKYLAKK; from the coding sequence ATGTCTTCGTTGTCTGCTAAACAGGTGCAAGGCTTTGTTACGCAAAATGCCATCTATATCGTTCTGGTTTTGTTGATTGCGGGAATCGCGATTTACGATCCCAATTTTCTTTCCATTACAACGCTTCGGGATATTTTGTTGCAATCCTCAACTCGCGCCATTATTGCCTTGGGTGCTGCGTTTGTTTTGATTACAGGCGGAACGGATCTTTCAGCGGGGCGAGTGGTCGGGTTGACGGCTGTCATCTCCGCCTCGATGCTGCAAAGCCAAGACTATCCCCGGAGGTTTTTCCCGGATCTACCCGATTTGCCGTTGCTTATCCCTATTCTCATCGCGATTGCTGCGGGCTTGCTGGTTGGCCTGATCAACGGCATTATTGTGTCTCGTTTTAGTGTGCCCCCTTTTATCGCGACGTTGGGCATGATGGTCATTGTGTACGGGTTCAACTCCATCTATTTTGATATGGAGCCCAATCAATCCCAGCCAATTGCTGGACTGCGCAGTGACTTTAATCAGCTTGGGACCGGGTACATCGGCCCGAGTGGCCCGTATTCGATTCCGTATATCGTCATCATTGCGATCATGGTTGCGTTCATCGTCTGGGTGATCTTCAACAAAACACGGCTTGGAAAAAACATGTACGCCATCGGAGGCAACATGCAGGCCGCCACTGTTTCCGGGATCAACGTCGCTTTCAACCTCATGATTATTTATGCCATTGCTGGTGCCCTGTATGGACTCGGAGGCGTTCTGGAGGCAGCAAGGACTGGTGGCGCGACGAACAACTACGGAAACATGTACGAGCTGGACGCGATTGCAGCCTGTGTGGTAGGTGGAGTATCGACGTCCGGCGGAATTGGTACCGTTCCAGGTGTGCTTGCGGGTGTCCTCATTTTTGGCGTCATTAACTACGGTCTTACGTTTATCGGAGTCAGCCCGTATTGGCAGCTCATCATTAAAGGACTTATCATTGTGGCAGCCGTTGCTTTTGACATTCGCAAATACTTGGCGAAAAAATAA
- a CDS encoding DUF418 domain-containing protein: MGLKENAPTMNQRIDTLDTVRGFALMGILLVNIVALLYAQTPEIGSVDHWLFQFFNFFVESRFFVIFSFLFGVGFYIFINRAKAKGANSTVLFIRRLIALLALGYVHKMFHPGEALFIYAIFGFILLPFYRLKARTNLIIGLILSMAVCATGFKALLVLPLFILGLAVGQYGVFQDIPRFLPVIKKVQGVTFVLSLIGLFIQYRLTPADPAMGGANLVVDDTVSEETLQQLMNYTIALTSTGLVMAAFYTTTLIRLLQNKTVQTVLSPLTSYGRMALTNYVGQTVLILVGSYLFDWFGNLGYLQTTLICLGIYVLQMVVSVLWLSVFRMGPLEWVWRLFTYMKVTPLRK; encoded by the coding sequence ATGGGATTGAAAGAAAACGCACCGACCATGAATCAACGAATTGATACATTAGATACCGTACGAGGCTTTGCTTTAATGGGCATTCTCCTCGTCAACATCGTGGCATTGCTGTATGCACAGACACCTGAGATAGGAAGTGTGGACCACTGGCTGTTCCAGTTTTTCAATTTCTTTGTGGAATCTCGCTTCTTCGTGATCTTTTCCTTCTTGTTTGGCGTGGGCTTCTATATATTCATCAATCGAGCAAAAGCAAAAGGCGCCAACAGCACCGTTTTGTTCATTCGGCGTCTGATTGCGCTACTCGCTCTTGGCTATGTGCATAAAATGTTTCACCCTGGCGAAGCACTTTTCATCTACGCCATCTTCGGCTTCATCTTGCTGCCTTTTTATCGATTGAAGGCGCGAACCAATCTGATCATCGGGCTTATTCTATCAATGGCTGTCTGTGCTACCGGCTTCAAGGCGCTTTTGGTGCTTCCGTTGTTTATTTTGGGACTGGCTGTCGGGCAGTACGGGGTCTTTCAGGACATTCCGAGATTTTTGCCAGTGATTAAAAAAGTGCAGGGCGTGACCTTCGTCCTTTCGTTAATCGGCTTGTTTATCCAATACCGACTGACTCCAGCAGATCCGGCAATGGGTGGGGCGAATCTGGTTGTAGACGATACCGTGTCAGAAGAAACCCTTCAGCAGTTGATGAATTACACGATTGCCTTGACCTCCACAGGTCTTGTCATGGCTGCTTTTTACACGACGACCTTGATTCGGCTGCTGCAAAATAAAACCGTCCAGACCGTCCTCTCTCCGCTGACCAGCTACGGTCGCATGGCTTTGACAAACTACGTCGGACAAACCGTATTGATCCTTGTAGGAAGCTATTTGTTCGATTGGTTTGGCAATCTCGGCTACCTGCAAACGACACTGATCTGCCTCGGTATCTACGTATTGCAAATGGTAGTTAGTGTACTTTGGCTGTCTGTCTTCCGCATGGGGCCACTTGAGTGGGTATGGCGATTATTTACGTATATGAAAGTCACACCGCTGCGAAAATAA
- a CDS encoding VanW family protein → MKPIVRGKWRLAAGMAYFRWKRYVQWTFGQTRFAQEKRSDLLRYVHYSHQTILLRPLQNVEMWMQHNKVINLRLAIARLNGLLIHPGETFSYWKQIGKPTRSKGYVEGMLLSQGRITAGVGGGLCQLSNLLYWMTLHTPLTITERHRHSYDVFPDSNRTQPFGSGATCFYNYLDLQIANRTTQPFQLHVYLTDTHLVGEWRSDMPSTRTYVIIEKEHEIHPSIWGGYERKNELYRDVYTLEGEWVEQEWLTQNRAYLMYEPFLPKG, encoded by the coding sequence ATGAAACCGATCGTACGGGGAAAGTGGCGTCTGGCAGCAGGCATGGCCTATTTTCGTTGGAAAAGGTATGTACAATGGACATTTGGTCAAACGAGGTTCGCTCAGGAGAAAAGAAGCGATTTGTTGCGTTATGTCCATTATTCTCATCAAACGATTTTGTTACGCCCTTTGCAGAACGTGGAAATGTGGATGCAGCACAACAAAGTGATCAATTTGCGTCTGGCCATTGCACGACTGAACGGATTGCTCATTCATCCCGGAGAAACCTTTTCGTACTGGAAGCAGATTGGCAAGCCGACCCGTAGCAAAGGCTATGTAGAGGGTATGCTGCTCTCACAGGGACGCATCACGGCCGGAGTTGGCGGAGGGCTTTGTCAGCTCTCCAATCTGCTGTACTGGATGACCCTGCATACACCATTGACAATCACGGAACGACATCGTCATAGCTACGATGTTTTTCCCGATTCGAATCGGACACAGCCGTTCGGAAGTGGAGCGACTTGTTTCTATAACTATCTGGATTTGCAAATCGCCAACCGGACGACCCAACCCTTTCAACTGCATGTCTACCTGACCGATACGCATTTGGTAGGGGAATGGCGGTCAGACATGCCATCGACACGGACGTATGTCATTATCGAGAAAGAACATGAGATACATCCATCGATTTGGGGAGGGTATGAACGGAAGAATGAATTGTATCGTGATGTTTATACGCTGGAAGGAGAATGGGTGGAGCAAGAATGGCTGACGCAGAATCGGGCTTATTTGATGTACGAGCCATTTTTACCGAAAGGATGA
- the pcrA gene encoding DNA helicase PcrA — MSFADRITAGLNPEQREAVLTTEGPVLILAGAGSGKTKVLTQRIAYLISAKQVAPWSILAITFTNKAAREMQNRVAAIIGGAAAQDAWLSTFHSLCVRILRRDIDRLGINRSFSILDAGDQLSVVKQCLKELNIDPKQYEPRSILAAISGAKNELTDPETYTRLAGDPFAQVAAKVYTAYQKKLRNNQSLDFDDLIMTTVRLFKEVPEVLEFYQKKFRYIHVDEYQDTNRAQYLLISMLADKYRNVCCVGDADQSIYKWRGADISIILNFEKDYPEAKLIKLEQNYRSTKTILQAANQVIANNKLRKEKKLWTENPGGDKIMCFQGDSEHDEAYFIVDTIRKQMAQYKRYDKFAILYRTNAQSRVVEEVFIKSNMPYTIVGGTKFYDRKEIKDILAYLRLISNPDDDISLQRIINVPKRNIGDTTVDKLQAYANANGQSLFQAIQETAYMGLPSRTTNAILSFNDLISNLMQMTDYLSVTELVEEVLKRSGYRDSLKEEKTLEAQARLENIEEFLSVTQEFERKNEDKSLLAFLTDLALVADIDSLGDDGAQEEVSAEGQVVLMTLHSAKGLEFPVVFLVGCEEGVFPHSRSLFDDAEMEEERRLAYVGITRAEERLYMTCARMRTLFGRTNVNAPSRFLQEIPAELLEGNPAAADRSFGGGRSSAFGQRDGSAFGRDTGARPFGASSSQAGSAPKFGMGQRTASSTPATFTRPAGEKLPGHGQGAGVDWKVGDRVAHGKWGNGTVVKVKGTGDDMELDIAFPSPTGIKKLLAKFAPIQKG, encoded by the coding sequence ATGTCTTTTGCAGATCGTATCACAGCAGGGCTGAACCCGGAGCAGCGGGAAGCAGTCCTTACAACAGAAGGCCCCGTCTTGATTTTGGCCGGTGCGGGTAGCGGCAAGACCAAAGTACTGACTCAGCGCATCGCATACCTGATCAGTGCCAAACAGGTAGCGCCTTGGAGCATTTTGGCGATCACCTTCACCAACAAGGCAGCGCGGGAGATGCAAAACCGTGTGGCTGCCATAATTGGCGGAGCGGCAGCGCAGGATGCATGGCTGTCGACGTTTCACTCCTTGTGTGTGCGGATTTTGCGCAGGGATATCGACCGACTCGGCATCAATCGCAGCTTTTCCATTTTGGATGCCGGTGACCAGTTGTCTGTCGTCAAGCAATGTTTAAAAGAATTGAACATCGATCCGAAGCAGTATGAGCCGCGTTCGATTTTGGCAGCGATCAGCGGAGCGAAAAATGAGCTGACCGATCCAGAAACGTATACGCGTCTGGCGGGCGATCCATTTGCACAAGTGGCAGCCAAGGTTTACACGGCTTATCAGAAAAAGCTGAGAAACAACCAGTCGCTGGACTTCGACGATCTGATCATGACGACGGTTCGTCTGTTTAAAGAAGTGCCGGAAGTATTGGAGTTTTATCAAAAGAAATTCCGATACATTCACGTTGACGAGTATCAGGATACGAACCGGGCGCAATACCTTTTGATTTCCATGCTGGCAGACAAGTATCGAAATGTATGCTGCGTGGGGGATGCTGACCAAAGTATTTATAAATGGCGCGGTGCCGACATCTCGATCATTTTAAACTTTGAAAAAGACTATCCTGAAGCCAAGCTCATTAAGCTCGAGCAAAACTATCGCTCCACCAAGACGATTTTGCAGGCGGCGAACCAGGTCATTGCCAACAACAAGCTGCGCAAGGAAAAGAAGCTCTGGACGGAGAATCCGGGCGGCGACAAGATCATGTGCTTCCAGGGTGATTCCGAGCACGATGAGGCTTATTTTATCGTCGATACGATCCGCAAGCAGATGGCACAGTACAAGCGCTATGACAAATTCGCAATCCTGTATCGGACGAATGCACAGTCTCGTGTGGTCGAGGAAGTTTTCATCAAATCGAATATGCCGTACACCATCGTCGGCGGAACCAAGTTCTACGATCGCAAAGAGATCAAGGACATCTTGGCTTATTTGCGTCTCATCTCCAATCCGGATGACGATATCAGCTTGCAGCGCATCATCAACGTACCGAAGCGTAATATCGGGGATACGACAGTAGACAAGCTGCAAGCGTATGCGAACGCAAATGGTCAGTCCCTTTTCCAAGCGATTCAGGAGACGGCTTATATGGGGCTGCCTTCACGTACGACGAATGCGATTCTGTCCTTTAATGATCTCATCTCGAACTTGATGCAAATGACTGATTACTTGAGTGTGACAGAGCTGGTGGAAGAAGTGCTGAAGCGCTCTGGGTACCGCGATTCTTTAAAAGAAGAAAAAACGCTGGAAGCACAGGCTCGTCTGGAGAATATCGAGGAGTTCCTGTCTGTAACCCAGGAGTTCGAGCGCAAAAATGAAGACAAGAGCTTGCTGGCCTTCCTGACTGACCTCGCGCTGGTGGCAGACATCGATTCCTTGGGAGACGATGGTGCCCAGGAGGAAGTATCGGCAGAGGGGCAGGTTGTATTAATGACCTTGCACAGCGCCAAAGGACTGGAGTTCCCTGTCGTGTTCCTGGTTGGTTGTGAGGAAGGTGTCTTCCCGCATAGCCGCTCTTTGTTTGACGATGCCGAGATGGAGGAAGAGCGCCGACTGGCTTACGTGGGAATTACACGGGCGGAGGAGCGTCTGTACATGACATGTGCCCGTATGCGGACGTTGTTTGGACGAACCAATGTGAATGCGCCGTCTCGCTTCCTGCAAGAAATTCCGGCTGAGCTGTTGGAAGGAAATCCAGCGGCAGCGGACCGAAGCTTTGGCGGTGGACGCAGCAGTGCATTTGGACAACGGGATGGCAGTGCATTCGGACGTGACACAGGAGCGAGACCGTTTGGAGCGTCCTCCTCACAAGCAGGCTCTGCTCCGAAATTTGGCATGGGTCAGCGAACCGCAAGCAGCACACCTGCTACATTTACTCGTCCGGCGGGTGAAAAACTGCCTGGACACGGTCAGGGAGCCGGCGTTGATTGGAAGGTTGGCGACAGAGTGGCGCATGGAAAATGGGGCAACGGTACGGTCGTCAAAGTAAAAGGAACGGGTGACGACATGGAGCTCGACATTGCTTTCCCAAGCCCGACTGGCATTAAAAAGCTTTTAGCGAAATTCGCCCCTATTCAAAAAGGATAG
- the ligA gene encoding NAD-dependent DNA ligase LigA, translated as MDRLTAETKIKELAKRIERHNRLYHEEDRPEISDQEYDQLMRELKELETSFPDLQSPDSPSLRVGGEPLPFFEKVVHKTPMLSLGNAFNEEDIRDFDRRVRQAVGSQAVRYVAELKIDGLAVSLHYENGLFVRGATRGDGTTGEDITQNLKTIRSIPLRLTKPLTLEVRGEAYMSKGAFEKLNKEREERGEALFANPRNSAAGSLRQLDPKIAASRQLDTFIYGIGDLQGETVESHSEGLDLLETLGFMVNQERRVFNDVDELLAFIAGWTEKRPHLPYEIDGMVIKVDSYAQQEELGFTAKSPRWAIAYKFPAEEAVTILEGIEVSVGRTGNVTPTALLKPVSLAGTTVKRASLHNEDIIREKGLLIGDHVVVKKAGDIIPEIIAVLPERRTGDEVPFAMPTHCPECGSELVRLEEEVALRCINPMCPALIREGMIHFVSRTAMNIDGLGEKVVAQLYRDGIIHSVADLYYLHQQRDVLLGMERMGEKSVDNLLAAIEASKENSLERVLFGLGIRLVGAKAARVLAEHFGTIDAIMQASEEEITQIDEIGPKMAASLVNYFAQPQAQAVIERLRAAGVNMEYKGIRIESGEDLPFSGKTIVLTGTLTQMSRQEAEEAIARLGGKVTGSVSKKTDLVIAGEKAGSKLEKAEKLGVAVMDEAGFLQVLESNA; from the coding sequence ATGGATCGATTGACGGCGGAAACAAAAATTAAAGAATTAGCGAAACGAATTGAGCGGCATAATCGTCTTTACCATGAAGAGGATCGACCTGAGATTTCTGACCAGGAATACGATCAATTGATGCGGGAGCTAAAGGAGCTAGAAACGAGCTTCCCTGATTTGCAGTCTCCTGATTCTCCTTCCTTGCGTGTAGGGGGAGAACCGTTGCCCTTCTTTGAAAAGGTCGTTCATAAGACACCGATGCTCAGTCTCGGCAACGCCTTTAATGAGGAGGACATCAGGGATTTTGACCGCCGGGTGCGTCAGGCCGTTGGCAGTCAGGCTGTCCGTTATGTAGCTGAACTGAAAATTGATGGTCTGGCCGTGTCCCTTCATTATGAAAATGGGCTGTTCGTTCGCGGGGCTACCCGTGGAGATGGAACAACAGGCGAAGACATCACACAAAACCTGAAAACGATTCGTTCCATTCCTTTGCGGCTGACGAAGCCGTTAACCCTTGAGGTTCGCGGTGAGGCTTACATGTCCAAGGGAGCATTTGAAAAGCTGAACAAAGAGCGCGAGGAGCGAGGAGAAGCGTTATTTGCCAATCCGCGCAATTCCGCAGCAGGCTCGCTCCGACAGCTTGATCCGAAAATTGCCGCATCCCGTCAACTGGATACGTTTATTTATGGCATTGGTGATTTGCAAGGGGAGACAGTAGAATCTCACAGTGAAGGGCTTGATTTGCTGGAGACGCTCGGCTTCATGGTGAATCAGGAGCGACGTGTATTTAACGACGTCGATGAATTGCTCGCTTTTATTGCGGGCTGGACAGAGAAGCGTCCTCATTTGCCTTATGAAATCGACGGCATGGTGATCAAGGTCGACAGTTACGCTCAGCAGGAGGAGCTCGGATTTACTGCGAAAAGTCCGCGTTGGGCTATCGCATACAAGTTCCCTGCCGAAGAAGCAGTTACGATTCTCGAAGGCATTGAAGTATCTGTAGGGCGCACAGGAAATGTCACCCCGACTGCTTTATTGAAGCCAGTCAGTTTGGCAGGTACGACCGTGAAGCGAGCTTCCTTGCACAACGAAGATATTATTCGGGAAAAAGGTCTTCTTATCGGTGATCATGTTGTCGTCAAAAAAGCCGGAGACATTATCCCGGAGATTATCGCGGTCTTGCCTGAGCGTCGTACTGGAGATGAAGTACCGTTTGCCATGCCAACGCATTGCCCCGAATGTGGGAGTGAGCTGGTACGCTTGGAGGAAGAAGTGGCACTGCGCTGCATCAATCCAATGTGTCCGGCACTAATCCGTGAAGGCATGATTCATTTCGTGTCCCGCACGGCCATGAACATTGACGGCTTGGGAGAAAAGGTCGTAGCCCAGCTGTATCGTGACGGTATTATCCACAGTGTCGCTGACCTGTATTATTTGCACCAGCAGCGCGATGTTCTACTGGGCATGGAGCGCATGGGTGAAAAGTCCGTAGATAATTTGCTTGCGGCTATCGAAGCGAGCAAGGAGAACTCGCTGGAGCGCGTATTGTTCGGTCTTGGTATTCGCTTGGTCGGAGCCAAAGCGGCACGTGTTCTCGCGGAGCATTTTGGCACTATCGATGCCATTATGCAGGCATCCGAAGAAGAGATTACGCAAATCGATGAGATCGGGCCGAAAATGGCTGCGAGTCTCGTGAACTACTTCGCACAGCCGCAGGCTCAGGCAGTTATTGAGAGACTGCGAGCGGCCGGAGTGAACATGGAGTACAAAGGAATCCGCATTGAAAGTGGCGAAGACCTCCCATTCTCAGGAAAAACAATCGTTTTGACCGGCACCTTGACGCAAATGTCGCGACAAGAAGCAGAGGAAGCGATTGCGCGCTTGGGTGGCAAGGTAACGGGTAGCGTCAGCAAGAAGACAGACCTGGTAATTGCAGGCGAAAAGGCCGGCTCCAAGCTGGAGAAGGCAGAAAAACTAGGCGTGGCTGTTATGGACGAAGCAGGCTTCCTGCAAGTATTGGAGAGCAACGCCTAA
- a CDS encoding WD40/YVTN/BNR-like repeat-containing protein has translation MSKGRDVKSMNSFLKWGIGVIAMLQLVGCGNNSSTGSEQSNTNPQTVTAAALQGNLTYQDVLEQGATIHNLMMTDDDKQIWVGTNSGLYSSVGGGSWGSLSTDLQQYTIEGWFVDPDDPKQIFVGGIDGVLHSTDGGKKWATVNNGLPEPANISSFVGSRQGDEVRLFAFVSGEGIYQSTDEAQSWSLWQPMDQEVFAMDFDPEQDRLYVAAQFSLLYNEEGQWKTEEIPGAEQIYSLAINRRTGTLAVATEKGIYEKIKGEWRLLDARSPEKLIVLASGGEDTKWVGIGESALIYKLEDNRWIKWNE, from the coding sequence ATGAGTAAGGGAAGGGACGTGAAGAGCATGAATAGCTTCCTGAAATGGGGAATCGGTGTAATAGCCATGCTGCAATTGGTTGGCTGTGGAAATAACAGCAGTACTGGCAGTGAACAATCCAATACGAATCCTCAAACAGTTACAGCTGCTGCTCTACAAGGGAACTTGACCTATCAGGACGTATTGGAGCAGGGAGCAACCATTCACAATCTGATGATGACCGATGATGATAAGCAAATATGGGTTGGTACCAATTCAGGGCTGTATAGCTCGGTTGGGGGTGGATCGTGGGGATCTCTCTCGACAGATTTACAGCAGTATACGATCGAAGGTTGGTTTGTGGACCCGGATGATCCGAAGCAAATATTTGTCGGTGGGATTGATGGGGTTCTTCATTCGACAGATGGCGGTAAAAAGTGGGCTACTGTCAACAACGGGTTGCCAGAGCCTGCGAATATCAGCAGCTTTGTGGGGAGTCGCCAAGGAGACGAAGTACGTCTGTTTGCTTTTGTCTCGGGTGAAGGCATTTATCAATCGACGGACGAGGCCCAATCTTGGAGCCTATGGCAGCCGATGGATCAGGAAGTATTTGCCATGGACTTTGATCCCGAACAAGACCGACTCTATGTAGCGGCCCAATTCAGCTTGCTCTATAATGAAGAGGGGCAGTGGAAGACAGAGGAGATTCCCGGAGCAGAGCAGATCTATTCGCTCGCCATTAACAGACGAACTGGCACTCTCGCTGTCGCAACCGAAAAAGGTATCTATGAGAAAATCAAGGGCGAATGGCGTTTGCTTGATGCTCGTTCACCGGAAAAGCTGATTGTCCTTGCTTCAGGTGGCGAGGATACAAAATGGGTGGGAATTGGCGAATCGGCATTGATCTACAAACTCGAAGACAATCGATGGATCAAGTGGAACGAATGA